ggaggagcaaaacagaggtgaatgcaggaTGGAGCGCATGGGCAGTCAAagcgaatgcctccgttttgatACCCCCCTGAgtaatggctcagaaggggaggggaataGACCTCTTTCAcccagcagtgaggctccctgcaaaacttagtgctctgcaacccttctagctatgccactgccccagctCTGTGTCCTGGGCAAAAGTCACACCTGTCcccttgcagggctggcccagattTCCTGCACTTCTGTGACCAAACCGAGCAGGTATGGTCCTCATCCTTAGTCTCTTCTGTGTTTTGGTGAGGTCTGCTTTAGCAAGTGACTTCAAATCTGAAGGCATGGAGCTTATAAACCTTgctacccacaatgcccctctcTCATTTGCATGCTCCTTGGAATTAGGGATTCATCTCAGCAAATCCCAAGATAAGCAAAGAGGACATCTGTTCTGCAAAACAGATGTAGCGGGCAGAGAGGGGGTGCATCAACGGCCCATCATAATGACGGATAGCAAAGGAATTGCCAGACAAGTTAGCAAAGAAATAGGCATGCCAGCCCTCTAGTGGCTGTGACTGGAATTGCAATAGAGTTGGCAAaggacttcgcgcactggagaggacactctgttccagaaccaccattcagagcatgacaccatagtcttccgagactgaaggatggcaaAGGAATAGGCAATGGAGAAGCCTGCCCTCTCGTAGGCTTGACCGGTACTGCAATGGGGTTGGCAAAGGAACAGGCAACAGAGAGGTTTGCCCTCTGCTAGCTGTGACTGGCACTGCCATGGAATGGGTAAAGGAACAGTTGTGTCTGCCCTCTAGTGGTTGTGTGTGGTACTGCAAAGAGATTGGCAAAGAAACAGGCAACAGACCCAATGGGCTCCCTTAATTCCCACCTTAGGAATTCCCAGCTTCATAAATGTTTGAGTGGAGCAGTGCCCCTTGCCTGGATGAGTCCCACTGATGTGGGATGTAGGCTATACATCTAGAGATGTTCAATCCTTCCAAGAGAGGGTCCTATTGCAGTTCTAATTCTTGGCCCTGTGTGCGCCTTGGCTTACGTCCTCAAGGCTTTTGGGCTCTCAGTAGCACACTGTGTCTCAGTCTGCAAGAGCTAGGGGATGATCTTCTCCTTTTGGAGACAGGTGAAAAAGATATTGCAACCccaggccaaccagatgcctccccatTCCTGAGGCTCTCTCCCACCCACTTatccccctgctcctgcccccAGACTGGAAGCATGCAGGAGAGGGGTGGAATGCCATGAGCTAAGTGGTCCTGAGTGGGTCATGGATACACCAATGTACATGACAATGAGGTAGCAGGTTGGCATTACAATTTATTTCTAGATACAAGGATGTTACAGCAATTCCCCTTCTTCTTTCCCCCATGGTTATATCAACATGGCAAGTTTATTTCAGCCAGACAGCTATGGCTCCCCccacaaagaatcctgggaattttaGTTTTGTGAGGCTGGGTGCTGAGCATTTCTGCCCTTCCACCCAGAGCTACAATTCTCAGAGTActctggggagagggggaaaagtaTGCACCAGATATGACCGTCATCTTCATTGCATTTGAATGTTGCGCTTGAAGCTCATTGTTTGAATGTCTCTCCCAAAGAAGAACATCAAGGATGACATCTCTCCTGGAAAGGGAATCCCTACTCCTCCACAGCGGGTTCTCAAGGGCGTCTCAGTTGTTGGCAAGGACTTCGTCTATCCATGCTTTGTAGTTGCAGACAGTGGTATACACACCAGGGTAGTTTTTCTGAGCACATCCAATTCCCCAGGATACAACACCGGTCAGTTCACCATTGCACACCAGGGGTCCACCCGAGTCTCCCTGCAGCCAAGGATGGCCAGACATTATTTGCCATGACAAAATCCAGACAAAGAGCAGTTCGTCAGTACTTGCTTGTCCCCTTACTCAGTCAACTTGGCTTTAAAAGGCAACACAAACCCAGCTCCTTGCAATTAGAAAGCTAGCACAACAGTGGGAAGAGCAGACAAGAAGAGTTTTCCCTGATGTGCTAGCTATTAGCTTGCGGGGAAGAGGCTTTTACATAGCGTTCAAAACTGGCATTTCTCCCCAGCTGCAGCCGGAAACGATCGAGTCCATCACCACCTCATTTGGCAGTGTGCAGACGTGAACCTAGCCCATCTAGCCCCATATCTCCAGCCTGTCTCTTACCTGGCAGGAGTCTTTGCCTCCCTCCGTGTAGCCAGCACAGAACATGTTAGAGGTGATGCGACCAGGATAGGCGAGTTTGCAGGTGGAGGCTGAGAGGACTGGAACTTCTAGGCACTGCAGCTTATCAGGATACTCAACTGGAAAGAGCAAAGACTTGTCACTGCATAGCTGATGGGATCTCAGCCTGTTGTGTCATGCTAAAGTGTCCAGCGCAGGTGTTTGTCATGACTTACCTCCTGTTGTCAGGACGTTCCCCCAGCCAGAGACAAGGCAGGAGGTCCCAGCCACGGGGCAGCTTTGAGAGACCTCGATGGGCTGTACAAAGGCATTGAACTGGGCTGGCTCAGCGAGCTTGACCAGCATGAAG
This sequence is a window from Tiliqua scincoides isolate rTilSci1 chromosome 10, rTilSci1.hap2, whole genome shotgun sequence. Protein-coding genes within it:
- the LOC136661703 gene encoding trypsin-like, whose protein sequence is MAIILFAVLLGAAAAAHLNVYDDDDKIIGGFECPAHSQPWQVFFTYGNGNRWCGGSLINERWIISAAHCYKSPNTLVAHLGEHDTTQEEGMEQHIRVEKAIPYPKYNSRTTDHDFMLVKLAEPAQFNAFVQPIEVSQSCPVAGTSCLVSGWGNVLTTGVEYPDKLQCLEVPVLSASTCKLAYPGRITSNMFCAGYTEGGKDSCQGDSGGPLVCNGELTGVVSWGIGCAQKNYPGVYTTVCNYKAWIDEVLANN